One Solanum lycopersicum chromosome 4, SLM_r2.1 DNA window includes the following coding sequences:
- the LOC138347981 gene encoding uncharacterized protein, protein MNNPLFMPTVQTNTIPQPTLVKQSNDDPILKDQYSQGHAPKLTFNVPNSYHHQYSSPVEVEKNIKNKEHEENARKMRSLEQNITNMQGLGGHKSVSFKDLCMFLDVHLPLGFKTPKFDKYNGHGDPVAHLRKFCNQLRGAGGNEELLMAYFGESLTGVASEWFIDPDISHWHVWDDMTQDFVQQFQYNIDIIPDRNSLANMKKKPSESFSEYAIRWREKAVRVKPPIKDYELIDVFIQAQEPDYFHYLFTAMGKPFAEVIKIGEIVENGIKSGKIVSQAAIRATTQAIQSDSGNLTN, encoded by the coding sequence ATGAATAATCCACTTTTCATGCCTACTGTCCAAACTAATACAATTCCTCAACCGACACTGGTAAAACAATCCAATGATGACCCTATACTCAAAGATCAATACAGCCAAGGTCATGCCCCTAAATTAACTTTCAATGTTCCTAACTCTTACCACCACCAATACAGTTCTCCCGTTGAAGTTGAGAAAAACATTAAGAataaggaacatgaagaaaatGCAAGAAAAATGAGGAGTTTGGAACAAAACATAACGAATATGCAAGGTCTGGGAGGACACAAAAGTGTCTCATTTAAGGACTTGTGCATGTTTCTAGATGTTCACTTGCCTCTAGGGTTCAAAactccaaaatttgataaatataatggtCATGGCGATCCAGTGGCTCATTTGAGAAAATTTTGTAATCAGTTGAGAGGAGCCGGAGGAAACGAAGAACTTCTTATGGCTTACTTTGGAGAGAGTTTAACGGGCGTAGCATCAGAATGGTTTATCGATCCGGACATTTCTCATTGGCACGTTTGGGATGATATGACACAAGATTTTGTCCAACAATTTCAAtacaatattgatattattCCTGATCGCAATTCCCTAgctaatatgaaaaaaaagcCATCAGAAAGTTTTAGCGAATATGCCATAAGATGGAGGGAGAAGGCGGTTAGAGTCAAACCGCCGATAAAAGACTATGagttaattgatgtttttatcCAGGCTCAAGAACCTGACTACTTTCATTATCTTTTCACCGCAATGGGCAAGCCTTTCGCCGAAGTGATTAAGATCGGAGAAATAGTAGAGAATGGCATAAAGTCGGGTAAGATTGTGAGTCAAGCAGCCATTAGAGCTACTACACAAGCAATACAAAGTGATTCCGGTAATTTAACCAATTGA
- the LOC101264114 gene encoding small ribosomal subunit protein uS9: MEAAAATAESVQCFGRKKTAVAVTHCKRGKGLIKINGVPIELVQPEILRYKAYEPILLLGRHRFAGVDMRIRVKGGGHTSQIYAIRQSIAKALVAFYQKYVDEQSKKEIKDILVRYDRTLLVADPRRCEPKKFGGRGARSRFQKSYR, encoded by the coding sequence ATGGAGGCGGCGGCAGCAACAGCGGAATCTGTTCAATGCTTCGGGAGGAAGAAGACAGCTGTAGCAGTAACCCACTGCAAACGCGGTAAAGGTTTGATCAAGATCAACGGTGTACCTATCGAGCTAGTTCAGCCAGAGATTCTGAGGTACAAGGCTTATGAACCTATTTTGCTTTTAGGACGACATCGTTTTGCTGGTGTAGACATGAGGATCCGTGTGAAAGGTGGAGGTCACACGTCACAAATCTATGCAATTCGTCAGTCAATAGCGAAAGCACTTGTTGCATTTTACCAGAAGTATGTTGATGAGCAGTCGAAGAAGGAGATTAAGGATATACTTGTGCGATATGATAGGACTTTGCTTGTTGCTGATCCTAGACGATGTGAGCCTAAGAAGTTTGGTGGTCGTGGTGCCCGTTCTAGGTTCCAGAAATCTTACcgttaa